A single genomic interval of Rosistilla ulvae harbors:
- a CDS encoding FAD-binding and (Fe-S)-binding domain-containing protein encodes MQSQFEGELRIDAVARTLYSTDASLYQETPLAVAIPRTEADIRRLILFAGKHKIGLIPRAAGTSLAGQVVGAGIVVDISRHFTKVLEIDAEAGWVRVQPGVIRNELNMALQPHGVLFGPETSTQNRAMLGGMFGNNSCGSNSIVYGSTRDHVLEVRGFLSDGSEATFTALSDEEFEAKCDPKNDSLESQIYRGIRDLLSQPEVRDEIAREFPKPQIPRRNTGYAVDLLMDASPLAPADAATDKPLDCCKLLAGSEGTLFFATEIKVRCLPLPPPASALLCPHFETVDESLRATLLAVKHSIFACELVDHFVLSGAARNLEQRANMSFVDGQPGAILAIEFRAETDDQAVAAAEKLVAEMKAAGLGYHFPILTGDDTNKVWDLRKAGLGILSNVVGDAKPLAVIEDTAVAIEDLPEFIAEFNRRLKSKYGLECVHYAHAGSGEIHLRPIINLKTSAGNQQFRDVAQEIADLVKEYRGSLSGEHGDGRLRGEFLQQMIGPKNYDVIRQIKTLWDPENIFNPNKIVDTPPMNSSLRYMPGQSTPEIPTILDFSGTEGVLRAAELCNGAGDCRKTQLSGGTMCPSFMATRDEQDTTRARANMLRHVLTASDGQRFPFDSEEVRQVMDLCLSCKGCKRECPSNVDVAKLKAEFQQGYYDAHGVPRRAKLIANFARNSRLAAYAPWMFNFIVRNAVTSRLFKRFAGFAPKRSLPTMHRTTLQRWFATHTPHPNAGQNGRVLLFCDEFTNYNDTPVGIAAVELLERLGFAVEIPEHRESGRAALSKGLLRQARDVAEENVRLLKDRVSEDLPLVGVEPSALLSFRDEYPELVRGELRDAARQMSEHCLMIDEFLAKQMDAGRIKADVFTEDKRTIRLHGHCHQKALASLAPTVRMLQLPQNYTVRLIPSGCCGMAGSFGYESEHYDLSMQIGELVLFPTVRKEPEENLIAAPGTSCRHQIADGTGRTAEHPVQILRAALRSN; translated from the coding sequence TTGCAGTCACAGTTTGAGGGAGAGTTGCGGATCGATGCGGTCGCGCGAACGCTCTATTCGACCGATGCTTCGCTCTATCAAGAAACGCCGCTCGCCGTCGCGATCCCGCGAACCGAAGCCGATATCCGCCGTTTGATCCTGTTTGCGGGCAAGCACAAGATCGGGCTGATCCCACGCGCCGCCGGCACCTCGCTGGCCGGGCAGGTTGTCGGCGCGGGAATCGTGGTCGACATCTCTCGCCATTTCACGAAGGTCTTGGAGATCGATGCCGAAGCGGGTTGGGTGCGGGTGCAGCCGGGCGTGATTCGCAATGAATTGAACATGGCGTTGCAACCGCATGGCGTGTTGTTTGGTCCCGAGACGTCGACGCAGAATCGGGCGATGTTGGGGGGCATGTTTGGCAATAATTCGTGCGGTTCCAATTCGATCGTTTACGGCAGCACGCGGGACCATGTTCTGGAAGTCCGCGGCTTCTTGAGCGATGGCAGCGAAGCGACTTTCACCGCGCTAAGCGACGAAGAGTTCGAAGCCAAATGCGACCCCAAAAACGATTCGTTGGAATCGCAGATCTATCGCGGCATCCGCGATCTGTTGAGCCAGCCGGAGGTCCGCGACGAGATCGCTCGCGAATTTCCCAAGCCACAGATCCCACGACGCAACACCGGATACGCTGTCGATCTGTTGATGGACGCGTCGCCGTTGGCACCGGCCGACGCGGCAACCGATAAACCGTTGGACTGCTGCAAGTTGCTGGCCGGGTCCGAGGGGACGCTCTTCTTCGCCACCGAGATCAAGGTTCGTTGTCTGCCGTTGCCGCCACCGGCGTCGGCGCTGTTGTGCCCTCATTTTGAAACTGTTGACGAATCGCTGCGGGCGACGCTGCTGGCCGTCAAGCATTCGATCTTCGCATGTGAGTTGGTCGATCACTTTGTGCTCAGCGGTGCGGCTCGGAATCTGGAGCAACGCGCCAACATGAGTTTCGTCGACGGCCAGCCGGGGGCGATTCTGGCGATCGAATTCCGCGCCGAAACGGACGACCAAGCGGTTGCGGCGGCCGAGAAATTGGTGGCGGAAATGAAAGCTGCCGGCCTCGGTTACCACTTTCCCATCCTAACCGGCGACGACACGAACAAGGTTTGGGATCTACGCAAAGCGGGGTTGGGGATTCTCAGCAACGTTGTCGGCGATGCGAAACCGTTGGCGGTGATCGAAGATACGGCGGTTGCGATCGAAGATCTGCCGGAGTTTATCGCCGAATTCAATCGCCGACTGAAATCGAAATATGGGTTGGAGTGTGTGCACTATGCGCACGCGGGATCGGGCGAGATCCATCTGCGACCGATCATCAACTTGAAGACCTCTGCGGGGAATCAACAGTTCCGCGACGTGGCCCAAGAGATTGCCGATCTGGTGAAGGAGTATCGCGGTTCGCTTAGTGGTGAGCATGGCGATGGCCGGTTGCGCGGCGAGTTTCTGCAGCAGATGATCGGACCGAAGAACTACGATGTGATCCGGCAGATCAAAACGTTGTGGGATCCGGAGAATATCTTCAATCCGAACAAGATCGTCGACACGCCGCCGATGAATTCCAGCTTGCGGTACATGCCTGGACAAAGCACCCCCGAGATTCCAACCATCTTGGATTTCAGCGGGACCGAGGGGGTGTTGCGAGCGGCGGAGTTGTGCAACGGGGCGGGAGACTGTCGCAAGACGCAGCTGTCCGGCGGAACGATGTGTCCCAGTTTCATGGCGACGCGCGACGAACAAGATACGACGCGGGCTCGTGCGAACATGCTGCGGCATGTGTTGACGGCATCCGATGGCCAACGGTTTCCGTTCGACAGCGAAGAGGTCCGCCAAGTGATGGATCTGTGTCTGTCATGCAAAGGCTGCAAACGCGAATGTCCATCGAACGTCGATGTGGCCAAGCTGAAGGCGGAGTTTCAGCAGGGCTACTATGATGCGCATGGCGTACCGCGACGGGCCAAATTGATCGCCAACTTTGCCCGCAACAGCCGACTGGCCGCCTACGCGCCGTGGATGTTTAACTTCATCGTTCGCAACGCGGTGACCTCGCGATTGTTCAAACGCTTCGCTGGGTTCGCTCCCAAGCGTTCGCTCCCCACGATGCATCGCACCACGTTGCAGCGTTGGTTTGCCACGCACACGCCGCATCCGAACGCCGGGCAAAACGGCCGCGTGTTGTTGTTCTGTGATGAATTCACCAACTACAACGATACACCTGTCGGGATCGCGGCGGTCGAGTTGTTGGAACGACTCGGCTTTGCTGTCGAAATCCCCGAGCATCGGGAGAGCGGACGGGCGGCGTTGTCCAAGGGGCTGCTTCGCCAGGCTCGCGATGTGGCCGAAGAGAACGTTCGGTTGCTGAAAGATCGCGTCTCGGAAGACCTGCCGTTGGTTGGCGTCGAACCGTCGGCGCTGCTCAGCTTTCGCGACGAGTATCCCGAGTTGGTTCGCGGCGAATTGCGCGACGCGGCTCGGCAGATGAGCGAACACTGTCTGATGATCGATGAGTTTTTAGCAAAGCAGATGGATGCGGGGCGGATCAAGGCGGATGTCTTCACCGAGGACAAGCGAACGATTCGACTGCATGGTCACTGTCACCAGAAGGCTTTGGCATCGTTGGCACCGACGGTGCGGATGTTGCAGTTGCCGCAAAACTACACCGTCCGGCTGATCCCTTCGGGGTGCTGCGGGATGGCGGGATCCTTTGGATACGAGTCGGAGCATTACGATCTGTCGATGCAGATCGGCGAATTGGTGCTGTTTCCAACGGTTCGCAAGGAGCCCGAGGAGAACCTGATCGCCGCTCCGGGAACCAGTTGCCGACATCAGATCGCCGACGGCACGGGACGCACGGCCGAGCATCCGGTGCAGATTTTACGAGCGGCGCTGCGATCGAATTAA